The following are encoded together in the Phragmites australis chromosome 19, lpPhrAust1.1, whole genome shotgun sequence genome:
- the LOC133900853 gene encoding receptor-like protein EIX1, with amino-acid sequence MYSTDLSWLTHLPLLQYLDMESVNLSMVTDWPYVVNMLPSLRVLILDDCSLASANQSLPHLNLTNLEELDLSFNSFQHPVASCWFWNLTSLVYLSVHETALYGQLPSTLGDMVSLQVLDLSDNSNNLSMTTTNLKNLCNLTVLDLHASLSYGNITELIERLPQCSSNKLQELHLFSNYLVGFLPSIMGHLTSIVTLDLGWNNITGPVPAAFIGHFAHLRTLDLSFNHLTGHVPSKIGHFAHLRTLDLSFNHLTGHVPSEIGMLANLTALDLSGNDLDGSITEEHLDGLRSLEYIDLSKNQLKIVVGSKWQPTFRLQKAYFASCQVGPLFPAWLKWQVDILWLDISNTGIIDRLPDWFCNTFSKAKSLEISNNQISDGLPTNMNIMSLEVLHFSSSNLTGQIPPLPRNLSMLDISRNSLSGPLPSNFGAPKLDSIILYSNYISGQIPTSLCELSLEILNLANNLFEGELPQCLNMSHMVYLLLSNNSFSGNFPSFLQSCTSLRFLDLSWNRFSGTLPMWIGSCSSLRFLRLNHNMFYGHIPNTITSLANLCHLNLAANRISGVIPPHISNLTFMTRIYILDPYEDMLSEIQVVIDDLLIEIKGQQLNYQGAPVLEILSIDLSSNHLTGKIPDGITSLDGLVNLNLSWNQLNGEVPDKIGTMQSLESLDLSNNNLFGEIPSSISNLTFLSILDLSYNNLTGRIPSGRQLDTLYMENPSMYDGNTGLCGRPLQRNCGSNNTSEHGDEKRDEHHSGPMFFYFGLGIGYVVGLWVVFCALLFLKAWRIAYFHLVDRFYDKIYVFVVVTWKSFTRKADVR; translated from the coding sequence ATGTACTCCACTGATCTCTCGTGGTTGACACACCTACCTTTGTTGCAGTACCTCGACATGGAGTCGGTAAATCTTAGCATGGTAACTGATTGGCCGTATGTGGTGAATATGTTGCCTTCTTTGAGGGTCCTTATTCTTGATGATTGCTCGCTAGCAAGTGCAAACCAATCGCTCCCACACCTTAACCTTACAAACCTTGAGGAGCTCGATCTCTCCTTCAATAGCTTTCAACACCCAGTTGCATCTTGTTGGTTTTGGAACCTAACAAGCCTAGTGTACCTCTCCGTCCACGAAACTGCGCTGTACGGACAACTCCCAAGTACGCTGGGAGACATGGTATCCCTTCAAGTACTAGACTTGTCAGATAATAGTAATAACTTGAGCATGACGACGACAAACTTGAAGAACCTATGCAACTTGACTGTTCTAGATCTTCATGCATCTCTTTCGTATGGAAATATAACAGAGTTGATTGAGAGGTTGCCGCAGTGTTCATCAAACAAGTTGCAGGAGTTGCATCTATTCTCAAACTACCTGGTAGGGTTCCTACCAAGCATCATGGGGCACTTGACCAGTATAGTCACTCTTGATCTCGGTTGGAACAACATTACTGGACCTGTCCCTGCAGCATTTATAGGGCATTTTGCACATTTGAGGACCCTTGACCTCTCTTTCAACCACCTCACTGGACATGTGCCATCTAAAATAGGTCATTTTGCACATTTGAGGACCCTTGACCTCTCTTTCAACCACCTCACTGGACATGTGCCATCTGAAATAGGTATGCTAGCTAATTTGACTGCATTGGATCTAAGCGGCAATGACTTGGATGGTTCGATCACAGAAGAACACTTGGACGGTTTACGAAGCTTAGAGTACATAGACTTATCTAAGAATCAATTGAAGATTGTGGTGGGTTCAAAATGGCAACCCACATTTAGACTACAAAAAGCATATTTTGCATCGTGCCAGGTCGGTCCTCTATTTCCTGCATGGCTTAAATGGCAAGTGGATATTCTTTGGCTTGATATCTCAAACACAGGTATAATAGATCGGCTTCCAGATTGGTTTTGTAATACATTTTCAAAGGCCAAATCCTTGGAAATCTCCAATAATCAAATCAGTGATGGCTTACCAACAAATATGAATATCATGTCATTGGAAGTACTACATTTCAGTTCAAGCAACCTAACCGGTCAAATACCTCCATTGCCAAGAAACCTCAGCATGTTGGATATCTCAAGAAATTCTTTATCAGGACCCTTGCCATCAAATTTTGGAGCGCCAAAGCTAGATTCTATTATATTGTATTCTAATTACATCAGTGGTCAGATACCAACATCTCTCtgtgaattgagcttggagatTTTGAATTTGGCCAATAATCTTTTTGAAGGAGAACTTCCCCAATGTTTAAATATGTCACATATGGTGTATCTATTATTAAGTAACAATAGCTTCTCTGGTAACTTCCCATCATTTCTACAAAGCTGCACGAGTCTGCGTTTTTTGGATCTATCATGGAATAGATTCTCCGGAACATTGCCAATGTGGATCGGGAGCTGTAGTTCATTGCGGTTTTTACGACTGAATCACAACATGTTCTACGGGCATATTCCAAACACCATCACAAGTCTTGCAAATCTTTGTCATCTGAATCTTGCAGCCAATCGGATATCAGGTGTCATACCTCCGCatatatcaaatctaacatttatgacaagaatatatatactgGATCCTTACGAGGACATGCTCTCCGAGATCCAAGTTGTAATtgatgacttgttaatagagatCAAGGGGCAACAACTCAATTACCAGGGTGCGCCTGTTTTGGAGATACTGAGCATTGACCTCTCATCCAACCATTTAACGGGTAAAATTCCAGACGGGATAACATCTCTTGATGGATTGGTAAATCTGAACTTATCTTGGAATCAACTGAATGGAGAAGTTCCTGACAAGATTGGGACCATGCAGTCGTTGGAGTCACTTGACCTCTCCAACAACAATCTTTTTGGAGAAATCCCATCAAGCATATCAAATTTGACATTTTTAAGCATTTTGGACTTGTCTTACAATAATCTAACAGGAAGAATACCATCAGGGCGTCAACTTGACACTCTCTACATGGAGAACCCCTCTATGTACGACGGAAACACGGGTCTATGTGGGCGTCCTCTTCAAAGGAATTGTGGAAGCAATAATACATCTGAGCATGGAGATGAAAAGAGAGATGAACATCATTCTGGGCCAATGTTCTTTTACTTTGGACTTGGCATCGGATATGTAGTTGGTCTATGGGTGGTGTTTTGTGCCCTACTATTCCTGAAAGCGTGGAGGATTGCTTATTTTCACCTAGTCGACAggttttatgataaaatttatGTGTTTGTGGTTGTAACATGGAAAAGCTTTACTAGAAAGGCAGACGTACGCTAA
- the LOC133899947 gene encoding uncharacterized protein LOC133899947, whose protein sequence is MASVAPVEPSRALPVRCGRPPKIPAAAAEAPNSPVSPLAAEAVGGYERERDARIRENMERMQKLGILDLAQSLSQSAAASGGSGSGSGRWRRKPVEPGSVGVDRVKPASPSPARRSLRLKSMEPVSYSEIRTTKEKDSEGGKSAFIEEGAKEEVYTEEHEKLLGTCQTAWTLFVDGYGTDGKRIYDQVRGQTCHQCRQKTLGYHTSCCKCQIIQGQFCGDCLYMRYGENVLEAKKNPNWICPVCRGICNCSICRTKKGWFPTGCAYRKVVSLGYKSVAHFLIATKRSSANSEDSSSADSSNKLPSKSESSCISDHDSPVAKEGLEDAETSSKAKQNKATYRQVKNSDGDEDDSISESVVTSDSQDDQANKDADCATLSKPALPRKRKYVERRSPDCVASRLRSRSNKP, encoded by the exons ATGGCCAGCGTCGCGCCCGTGGAGCCATCGCGGGCGCTTCCGGTGCGGTGCGGCCGGCCCCCGAAGATTcctgcagcggcggcggaggcgccgaACAGCCCGGTGTCCCcgctggcggcggaggcggtgggCGGGTACGAGCGGGAGAGGGACGCGAGGATCCGGGAGAACATGGAGCGGATGCAGAAGCTGGGCATCCTCGACCTCGCCCAGAGCCTCAGCCAGTCGGCCGCCGCCTCGGGTGGGAGTGGGAGCGGGAGCGGGCGCTGGCGGCGGAAGCCTGTGGAGCCGGGGTCCGTTGGCGTGGACAGGGTCAAGCCCGCGTCGCCGTCGCCCGCGCGCCGGTCACTCAG GTTGAAGAGCATGGAACCAGTTAGCTATTCTGAAATTCGCACAACAAAGGAGAAGGATTCTGAAGGTGGTAAATCTGCATTCATCGAAGAAGGGGCCAAGGAAGAAGTTTATACTGAAGAGCATGAGAAGCTTTTAGGCACATGCCAAACTGCCTGGACTCTCTTTGTGGATGGCTATGGCACAGACGGTAAGCGCATCTATGATCAAGTGAGGGGCCAAACCTGTCATCAGTGCCG ACAGAAAACTCTTGGCTATCATACAAGCTGCTGTAAATGCCAGATTATCCAAGGACAGTTCTGTGGAGATTGTTTGTACATGAG GTATGGTGAGAATGTGCTAGAAGCCAAGAAGAATCCTAATTGGATATGTCCAGTTTGCCGTGGCATTTGTAATTGCAGTATATGCAGAACTAAGAAAGGATGGTTCCCAACTGGTTGTGCATATAGGAAG GTGGTCAGCCTTGGGTACAAATCTGTGGCACACTTTCTAATCGCAACAAAGCGATCATCAGCTAACTCAGAGGATTCAAGCTCTGCTGACTCCTCGAACAAGTTGCCATCTAAATCAGAATCCTCATGCATTTCTGATCATGATTCCCCGGTTGCCAAGGAGGGCCTAGAGGATGCAGAAACAAGCAGCAAAGCTAAGCAAAACAAAGCAACTTACCGCCAAGTGAAGAACTCTGATGGTGACGAGGACGATAGCATAAGCGAGTCTGTGGTGACATCTGATTCTCAGGATGATCAGGCCAATAAGGATGCTGATTGTGCCACTCTATCTAAGCCAGCGCTGCCAAGGAAGAGGAAGTATGTTGAACGAAGAAGCCCCGACTGTGTTGCAAGCAGGCTGCGTTCTCGGTCCAACAAGCCATGA
- the LOC133900854 gene encoding uncharacterized protein LOC133900854 isoform X1, with translation MPYVFMALVLQYPKEPPYIYAVESKGLDENRQAYLISSIKNKAQELSNYPMLVTLCEEAGEILSNMNHPAGDCPLYLYPLVGEDKDGSALPFMKLMSCYHCFHSDCIMRWWEWLQQDDANLKECNTAVTTGDKHYNVNQHKGFCPVCRKVFDEKDIEHVRDLLGANTSRLASLTIDLGEEEKELLH, from the exons ATGCCCTATGTTTTTATGGCATTGGTTTTGCAGTATCCGAAGGAACCACCTTATATTTATGCTGTGGAAAGTAAGGGCCTTGATGAAAATCGACAAGCATATCTTATTAGCAGCATCAAGAACAAGGCACAAGAGCTTTCTAACTACCCAATGCTTGTGACGTTGTGTGAG GAAGCTGGAGAGATCCTCTCAAATATGAATCATCCAGCAGGGGATTGTCCACTGTATCTATATCCTTTAGTGGGAGAGGATAAGGATGGTTCTGCATTGCCATTTATGAAGTTGATGTCATGCTACCACTGCTTCCATAG TGACTGCATTATGAGATGGTGGGAATGGCTCCAACAGGATGATGCGAACCTTAAGGAATGTAATACAGCAGTAACCACTGGTG ACAAGCATTATAATGTGAATCAGCACAAAGGATTTTGTCCAGTTTGCCGCAAAGTGTTCGATGAGAAGGATATTGAGCATGTACGTGATCTGTTGGGTGCAAATACTTCCCGGCTG GCATCATTAACAATTGACCTGGGTGAAGAGGAAAAGGAATTGCTCCATTAA
- the LOC133900854 gene encoding uncharacterized protein LOC133900854 isoform X2, which yields MPYVFMALVLQYPKEPPYIYAVESKGLDENRQAYLISSIKNKAQELSNYPMLVTLCEEAGEILSNMNHPAGDCPLYLYPLVGEDKDGSALPFMKLMSCYHCFHSDCIMRWWEWLQQDDANLKECNTAVTTGDKHYNVNQHKGFCPVCRKVFDEKDIEHASLTIDLGEEEKELLH from the exons ATGCCCTATGTTTTTATGGCATTGGTTTTGCAGTATCCGAAGGAACCACCTTATATTTATGCTGTGGAAAGTAAGGGCCTTGATGAAAATCGACAAGCATATCTTATTAGCAGCATCAAGAACAAGGCACAAGAGCTTTCTAACTACCCAATGCTTGTGACGTTGTGTGAG GAAGCTGGAGAGATCCTCTCAAATATGAATCATCCAGCAGGGGATTGTCCACTGTATCTATATCCTTTAGTGGGAGAGGATAAGGATGGTTCTGCATTGCCATTTATGAAGTTGATGTCATGCTACCACTGCTTCCATAG TGACTGCATTATGAGATGGTGGGAATGGCTCCAACAGGATGATGCGAACCTTAAGGAATGTAATACAGCAGTAACCACTGGTG ACAAGCATTATAATGTGAATCAGCACAAAGGATTTTGTCCAGTTTGCCGCAAAGTGTTCGATGAGAAGGATATTGAGCAT GCATCATTAACAATTGACCTGGGTGAAGAGGAAAAGGAATTGCTCCATTAA